In one window of Cellulophaga sp. HaHa_2_95 DNA:
- a CDS encoding aldose 1-epimerase produces MTTLSYKNQSVHIDAGELVSFQVDAQEYIHQKGSPGWRNADTEMFPIIGPTADANFRVETPKGTAVQDQHGLLREMNYQKVSGTTTEAIFEKTYKAGTLIKNSKYPEKSTEEFLQWPYDFTFRKIITLSEEGLEVRFVISGVSGMPYMLGYHPAFNLVTANPTLHAGTIEISLEDVLAVGSRALQVAKCKEIALKDKNTIHIKTEGFGNFMLWTEVKNMVCIEPITFYPYAVKQEHLAEGFSILGAEDAIYKMTISVSN; encoded by the coding sequence ATGACAACACTTTCTTATAAGAACCAATCGGTACACATTGATGCAGGGGAATTGGTAAGTTTTCAAGTAGATGCCCAAGAATATATTCATCAAAAGGGGAGTCCCGGGTGGCGTAATGCAGATACAGAAATGTTTCCTATCATCGGACCTACGGCAGATGCTAATTTTAGAGTAGAAACCCCAAAAGGAACGGCTGTCCAAGATCAACATGGTTTGCTTCGTGAAATGAACTATCAAAAAGTTTCAGGAACTACAACCGAAGCCATATTTGAAAAAACGTACAAAGCAGGAACTTTGATTAAGAATTCTAAATATCCGGAAAAATCAACAGAGGAATTCTTGCAATGGCCGTATGATTTTACCTTTAGAAAAATTATAACACTTTCGGAAGAAGGTTTAGAAGTTCGTTTTGTGATTTCAGGAGTTTCAGGAATGCCGTATATGCTAGGGTATCATCCTGCTTTTAACCTAGTAACCGCTAATCCAACACTCCATGCGGGGACAATAGAAATAAGTCTAGAAGATGTTTTGGCCGTGGGGAGTAGAGCCTTACAGGTAGCAAAGTGCAAAGAGATTGCACTAAAAGACAAAAACACCATACATATAAAGACAGAAGGTTTTGGGAATTTTATGTTATGGACAGAAGTAAAAAATATGGTGTGTATTGAACCCATAACTTTTTATCCATATGCCGTGAAACAGGAACATCTTGCGGAAGGCTTTTCTATACTTGGAGCAGAAGACGCTATTTACAAAATGACGATTTCTGTTTCCAATTAA
- a CDS encoding M20/M25/M40 family metallo-hydrolase, with the protein MKKHYIFLCLLALSLNGFSQKLSKTEKKIIASVEGNNAEARQFLEKVVNINSGTLNLQGVKEVGLVFKDAFDAINFKTNWIEMPAELNRAGHLFAETSGEKGKKLLLIGHLDTVFEKDSPFQKFEMINDSVAHAPGGNDMKGGNVIILYALKALHDNGLLKNAQIIAAFTGDEESTGKPLTISREDLVAAAKQSDIALGFETSTGFNYATVARRGSSSWEVEVTGKRAHSSGIFNETTGAGAIFEMSRILNSFYEDVKGAEYLTFNPGVLLGGTFIDYDAKTGKGNAFGKTNVVAQTALVKGGLRFMSEEQKENARGKMREIVANNLPNTSATISFEDSYPAMGPTAGNLNLLKQLNQVSLDLNQGEVIAYDPGKRGAADTSFVAAYVDALDGLGTMGTGAHTPEETVNLNTIEALTKRTAILIYRLIHQ; encoded by the coding sequence ATGAAAAAACATTACATCTTCCTTTGTTTACTAGCACTTTCATTAAATGGATTTTCTCAGAAATTATCCAAAACTGAAAAAAAAATTATAGCCAGTGTTGAAGGTAATAATGCAGAAGCAAGGCAGTTTCTAGAAAAAGTGGTGAATATAAATAGCGGAACTTTAAATCTTCAAGGAGTAAAAGAAGTAGGGCTTGTCTTTAAAGATGCCTTTGATGCTATTAACTTCAAAACGAATTGGATAGAAATGCCGGCAGAATTAAATAGAGCAGGTCATCTGTTTGCTGAAACTTCAGGTGAAAAAGGTAAAAAACTTTTATTAATTGGTCACTTAGATACTGTTTTTGAAAAAGATAGCCCATTCCAAAAGTTTGAAATGATTAATGATAGTGTTGCACATGCTCCTGGAGGTAATGATATGAAAGGGGGTAATGTTATTATTCTGTATGCTTTAAAAGCTTTGCATGATAACGGATTATTAAAAAATGCCCAAATAATTGCTGCTTTTACAGGCGATGAAGAGAGTACCGGAAAGCCTTTGACTATTAGCAGAGAAGATTTAGTAGCTGCAGCAAAACAAAGTGATATTGCTTTAGGGTTTGAAACTTCTACAGGATTTAATTACGCAACAGTTGCGCGCCGTGGCTCTTCTAGTTGGGAAGTTGAGGTTACGGGTAAAAGAGCACATTCTTCCGGAATATTTAATGAAACTACGGGGGCTGGTGCTATTTTTGAAATGTCTAGAATTCTCAACAGTTTCTATGAAGATGTAAAAGGAGCGGAGTATTTGACTTTCAATCCTGGAGTTTTATTAGGAGGTACATTTATTGATTACGATGCAAAGACAGGAAAAGGAAATGCTTTTGGCAAAACCAATGTGGTGGCACAAACGGCACTAGTAAAAGGTGGACTCCGATTTATGTCTGAAGAGCAAAAAGAAAATGCTAGAGGTAAAATGCGTGAGATTGTTGCGAATAATTTACCCAATACTTCTGCTACAATATCTTTTGAAGATAGCTATCCTGCGATGGGCCCTACAGCTGGTAATTTAAATCTTTTAAAACAATTAAATCAAGTAAGTCTAGATTTAAACCAAGGAGAAGTTATCGCTTATGATCCGGGTAAAAGAGGTGCGGCAGATACTTCTTTTGTTGCTGCGTATGTAGATGCATTAGATGGCTTAGGAACTATGGGTACAGGTGCACATACCCCAGAAGAAACGGTAAATCTAAATACAATAGAAGCATTAACGAAAAGAACGGCAATTTTAATTTATAGATTAATACATCAATAA